The following proteins are encoded in a genomic region of Arachis stenosperma cultivar V10309 chromosome 4, arast.V10309.gnm1.PFL2, whole genome shotgun sequence:
- the LOC130975977 gene encoding galactolipase DONGLE, chloroplastic-like produces the protein MASATHPPSINHVTFSQTTLPKSHSFGQVSLPIPTTNNRLHSSSSLEPQGFINTLVSNNNTNKQITTTLYKLWREVQGCNDWENLLNPLHPLLRQEIIRYGQFVRASYKAFDLDPTSKRYLNCKYGKNTMLKQVGMADSSDHHYQVTKYIYATPPDINIIPPSARWIGYVAVSSDESLQTLGRRDIVITFRGTVTNLEWISNLMSALTPANLDPQDPRPDVQVESGFLSLYTSEESADKKFGLQSCREQLLSEVSRLMRKHKGESVSITLAGHSLGSALALLLAYDIAELGLNNTSRREEVPITVFSFGGPRVGNLQFKKRCEELGVKVLRIANVNDPITKLPGVVFNDDNLPWSCSCYAHVGVELLLDFFNVQNPSCVHDLDTYIRLVRNPIVNSNRVQQKEQPLINLFMEKATHFLSTSQNNINILPQIFSAAANHQPASWLTSLSRDILFSCADELLFLALFLSSCTI, from the coding sequence ATGGCTTCTGCCACTCATCCACCCAGCATCAACCACGTCACTTTCTCCCAAACCACTCTCCCCAAGTCTCACTCCTTTGGCCAGGTTTCACTCCCCATCCCCACCACCAACAACCGTCTTCACTCCTCCTCCTCCCTCGAACCACAGGGATTCATAAACACACTTGTCTCCAACAATAACACTAATAAGCAAATCACTACCACTCTCTACAAATTGTGGAGAGAGGTTCAAGGGTGCAACGACTGGGAAAACCTACTTAACCCTTTGCATCCTCTCCTTCGTCAAGAGATCATTCGCTACGGCCAGTTCGTGAGGGCTTCTTACAAGGCCTTCGACTTGGATCCAACCTCCAAGAGATACCTCAACTGCAAGTACGGCAAGAATACCATGTTGAAGCAGGTAGGCATGGCTGACTCTAGTGATCATCACTACCAAGTCACTAAGTACATCTACGCCACCCCTCCTGACATCAACATTATTCCTCCCTCCGCCCGCTGGATCGGCTACGTGGCCGTCTCCTCCGACGAATCCCTTCAAACGCTTGGAAGGAGGGACATAGTCATAACCTTCCGGGGAACAGTAACCAACCTGGAATGGATTTCCAACCTCATGAGCGCCCTAACTCCTGCCAATCTGGATCCGCAAGATCCGCGGCCGGATGTCCAAGTAGAGTCAGGCTTCCTCTCACTCTACACCTCCGAGGAGAGCGCGGACAAGAAGTTCGGCCTCCAGAGCTGCAGAGAGCAGCTCCTCTCGGAGGTGTCGCGGTTGATGAGGAAGCACAAGGGAGAGAGCGTGAGTATAACCCTGGCTGGTCACAGCCTGGGTAGCGCTCTCGCTCTCTTGCTTGCCTACGACATAGCAGAGCTCGGACTCAACAACACTAGCCGTCGGGAGGAGGTGCCCATAACCGTTTTCTCCTTCGGGGGCCCCAGGGTTGGCAACCTGCAATTCAAGAAGAGGTGCGAGGAATTGGGAGTGAAAGTTCTGAGAATAGCGAACGTGAATGACCCCATCACGAAGCTGCCTGGGGTTGTGTTCAACGACGACAACCTGCCATGGAGTTGTTCCTGTTATGCCCATGTGGGCGTGGAactgcttcttgatttcttcaaCGTCCAAAACCCTTCTTGTGTGCATGACTTGGACACCTATATTCGCCTTGTTAGAAACCCCATCGTCAATAGTAATAGGGTTCAACAAAAAGAACAACCTCTCATCAACCTTTTCATGGAGAAGGCAACACACTTCCTCTCCACCTCCCAAAATAACATCAACATCTTGCCCCAAATCTTTTCCGCCGCAGCCAACCACCAGCCTGCTTCTTGGTTAACTTCTCTTTCAAGAgacattttattttcatgcgCTGATGAACTGCTTTTTTTGGCCTTGTTCCTTTCTTCTTGCACTATTTAG